Proteins from a genomic interval of Clostridium sp. 'deep sea':
- the rplL gene encoding 50S ribosomal protein L7/L12, which produces MNKEQIIEAIKNMTVMELSELVKEMEEIFGVSASAPMAMAMPGAGAAAEVEEQTEFDVILKSFGAKKIAVVKAVRGITGLGLVDAKKLVDECPSTIKEAVSKEEAEEFKKQLVEAGAEVELK; this is translated from the coding sequence ATGAATAAAGAGCAAATTATTGAAGCTATTAAGAATATGACTGTTATGGAGTTATCTGAGTTAGTTAAAGAGATGGAAGAAATTTTTGGTGTTTCTGCTTCTGCTCCTATGGCTATGGCTATGCCTGGTGCTGGTGCTGCTGCTGAAGTTGAAGAGCAAACAGAATTTGACGTAATCTTAAAGAGCTTTGGTGCTAAGAAGATTGCTGTAGTTAAAGCTGTTCGTGGAATCACAGGTTTAGGTCTTGTTGATGCTAAGAAATTAGTAGACGAGTGCCCATCTACAATTAAAGAAGCTGTCTCTAAAGAGGAAGCTGAAGAGTTCAAGAAGCAGCTAGTGGAAGCTGGCGCTGAAGTAGAACTTAAGTAA
- the rplJ gene encoding 50S ribosomal protein L10, with protein sequence MSMREDKQRQVSEIRERFEKAKSVILTDYRGINVADMTELRKQLREAGIEYKVLKNTLVKIALEGKEVDEIKDSLQGPTALAFGYDDPVTAAKILSDFSKNHENNLPVVKAGILEGKVIDTAGVTALADLPSREVLLSMVLSGMQAPITGFVRASNGIISSLVYALNAVREQKEQAS encoded by the coding sequence ATGAGTATGCGTGAAGATAAGCAGCGTCAAGTTTCAGAAATTCGTGAGAGATTTGAGAAAGCTAAATCAGTAATTCTAACCGATTACCGTGGAATTAACGTAGCGGATATGACTGAACTTCGAAAGCAATTACGTGAAGCAGGTATTGAGTATAAGGTATTGAAAAATACATTAGTTAAAATTGCTTTAGAGGGTAAAGAGGTTGATGAAATAAAAGACTCTTTACAAGGCCCAACAGCTTTAGCATTTGGATATGATGATCCTGTTACAGCAGCTAAAATTTTAAGTGATTTCAGTAAAAACCACGAAAACAATTTACCTGTTGTTAAAGCCGGTATTTTAGAAGGTAAAGTAATTGATACCGCTGGTGTTACAGCTTTAGCAGACCTTCCATCAAGAGAGGTATTACTTTCTATGGTTTTAAGTGGTATGCAGGCTCCTATTACTGGTTTTGTACGTGCATCAAACGGTATTATCTCAAGTTTAGTATATGCATTAAATGCTGTTCGTGAACAGAAAGAACAAGCATCTTAA
- the sigH gene encoding RNA polymerase sporulation sigma factor SigH produces the protein MDMMCQREVASPFEFLPEEKIVEAAKDGSHYAYEFIFSRYRGFVRAKARSYFLIGADREDIVQEGMIGLYKAIRDYRTDKLASFRAFAELCVTRQIITAIKTATRQKHIPLNSYVSLNKPVYDEESDRTLLDVLKGSKITNPEQLVINLEAYQAIEHKLTEILSELEWQVLMFYLDGKSYQEIAVDLNRHVKSVDNALQRVKRKLEKYLEDRE, from the coding sequence GTGGATATGATGTGCCAAAGAGAGGTAGCATCTCCGTTTGAGTTTCTACCCGAAGAGAAGATTGTTGAAGCAGCAAAAGATGGTAGCCATTATGCATATGAGTTTATTTTTAGTCGCTATCGAGGCTTTGTTAGAGCTAAGGCGCGCTCTTACTTTTTAATAGGAGCAGATAGAGAAGATATAGTTCAAGAGGGAATGATAGGTTTGTATAAAGCTATCCGTGACTATAGAACAGATAAGCTTGCCTCATTTAGAGCCTTTGCTGAGCTGTGTGTTACTCGTCAAATAATTACCGCAATAAAAACTGCAACACGCCAAAAGCACATACCATTAAACTCATATGTATCACTGAATAAACCCGTATATGACGAAGAATCAGACCGAACTTTATTAGATGTGTTAAAAGGAAGTAAAATAACTAATCCTGAGCAATTAGTGATAAACTTAGAAGCCTATCAAGCCATAGAACATAAGCTAACAGAAATTCTTAGTGAACTCGAATGGCAAGTGTTAATGTTTTATCTTGATGGTAAATCGTATCAAGAAATTGCTGTAGATTTAAACCGACATGTTAAGTCTGTAGATAACGCTTTACAGAGGGTAAAAAGAAAGCTAGAAAAATACTTGGAAGATAGAGAATAA
- the tuf gene encoding elongation factor Tu, giving the protein MAKQKFERNKPHVNIGTIGHIDHGKTTLTAAITKVLAAAGTSEEVKFEDIDKAPEERERGITINTAHVEYETADRHYAHVDCPGHADYVKNMITGAAQMDGAILVVSAADGPMPQTREHILLSHQVNVPYIVVFMNKADMVDDEELIELVEMEVRELLDQYKFPGDDTPFVAGSALKALECGCGSRDCEWCGQILKLMDEVDAYIPLPERAVDKPFLMPIEDVFSITGRGTVATGRIERGIVHVGDEVEIVGMMDQPRKTTCTGVEMFRKLMDEGMAGDNVGCLLRGIGRAEIERGQVLAKPGSINPHTHFNGEVYVLKKEEGGRHKPFFAGYRPQFFFSTTDVTGVIELPEGVEMVMPGDNVQMTIKLITPIAIEQGTSFAIREGGRTVGAGIVTSIIE; this is encoded by the coding sequence ATGGCTAAACAGAAGTTTGAACGCAATAAACCACACGTTAATATCGGAACAATAGGTCACATTGACCACGGTAAAACAACTTTAACAGCGGCTATTACAAAAGTTTTAGCAGCAGCAGGAACTTCAGAAGAAGTTAAATTTGAAGATATCGATAAGGCTCCAGAAGAGAGAGAGCGCGGTATTACAATTAATACAGCTCACGTTGAATATGAAACAGCTGACAGGCATTACGCTCATGTAGACTGCCCAGGTCACGCTGACTACGTTAAAAACATGATTACTGGTGCAGCACAAATGGATGGAGCTATTTTAGTAGTATCAGCTGCTGATGGCCCAATGCCTCAAACACGTGAGCACATTCTTTTAAGTCACCAAGTAAACGTACCTTATATCGTAGTATTTATGAATAAGGCAGACATGGTAGATGATGAAGAGCTTATTGAATTAGTAGAAATGGAAGTACGTGAATTATTAGACCAATACAAATTCCCAGGAGATGACACTCCATTCGTAGCAGGATCAGCCTTAAAGGCTTTAGAATGTGGTTGTGGAAGTCGTGACTGTGAGTGGTGTGGTCAAATTCTAAAATTAATGGATGAAGTAGATGCCTACATTCCATTGCCAGAGCGTGCTGTAGATAAGCCATTCTTAATGCCAATTGAGGACGTATTCTCAATTACAGGCCGTGGTACAGTAGCTACAGGCAGAATCGAACGTGGAATTGTTCACGTAGGTGATGAAGTAGAAATCGTAGGTATGATGGATCAGCCTCGCAAAACAACCTGTACAGGTGTTGAAATGTTCCGTAAATTAATGGACGAAGGTATGGCTGGAGACAACGTAGGTTGTTTATTACGTGGTATTGGTCGTGCTGAGATTGAGCGTGGTCAAGTATTAGCTAAACCAGGTAGTATTAATCCACATACTCATTTTAACGGAGAGGTATACGTATTAAAAAAAGAAGAGGGCGGACGTCATAAACCATTCTTCGCAGGATACCGTCCACAGTTTTTCTTTAGCACAACAGATGTTACAGGCGTTATTGAGTTACCAGAAGGTGTAGAAATGGTTATGCCTGGAGATAACGTACAAATGACAATTAAATTAATCACCCCAATTGCTATTGAGCAAGGTACAAGTTTTGCTATCCGTGAGGGTGGAAGAACTGTTGGTGCTGGAATTGTTACTTCTATTATTGAGTAG
- the rplA gene encoding 50S ribosomal protein L1 produces the protein MAKQGKRYSAAKELVDRDRLYDPLEALELVKKNATAKFDETIELAVKLGVNPRHADQQVRGAVTMPAGLGRTVRMVVFAKDDAAEAAKAAGADMIGDEEVAKKIQGGWMDFDLVLATPDMMRVVGRLGRVLGPRGLMPNPKAGTVTADIANAVKEFKAGKIEYRVERAGIVHAPIGKASFSVEDLKSNFNALMGALMRARPAAAKGQYVKSVAVSSTMGPGIKINQQKASE, from the coding sequence ATGGCAAAACAAGGAAAACGCTATTCAGCAGCTAAAGAGCTTGTGGATCGTGATCGTTTGTATGATCCACTAGAAGCGCTAGAATTAGTTAAAAAGAATGCTACTGCAAAATTTGACGAGACAATTGAATTAGCTGTTAAGCTGGGTGTTAACCCACGTCATGCTGATCAACAAGTTCGTGGTGCTGTAACAATGCCTGCTGGTTTAGGCCGTACAGTACGCATGGTAGTTTTTGCTAAAGATGATGCGGCAGAGGCAGCTAAAGCAGCTGGTGCTGATATGATCGGTGACGAAGAAGTAGCTAAAAAAATTCAAGGCGGCTGGATGGATTTTGATTTAGTATTAGCGACACCAGATATGATGAGAGTAGTTGGTCGTTTAGGTAGAGTATTGGGTCCTCGTGGTTTAATGCCTAACCCTAAAGCTGGTACTGTAACTGCTGATATCGCTAATGCGGTTAAAGAGTTTAAGGCTGGTAAAATTGAGTACCGTGTTGAGCGTGCTGGTATTGTACATGCTCCAATCGGTAAAGCGTCATTCAGCGTAGAAGATTTGAAATCAAACTTTAATGCTTTAATGGGAGCTCTTATGCGTGCTCGCCCTGCGGCTGCTAAAGGTCAATACGTTAAAAGCGTAGCTGTATCATCTACAATGGGACCTGGCATCAAGATTAACCAACAAAAAGCTTCAGAGTAA
- the rpmG gene encoding 50S ribosomal protein L33, giving the protein MEVPVMRVGITLACTECKQRNYRTSKNRRTHNNRIELNKYCKFCRKHTLHRETR; this is encoded by the coding sequence ATGGAGGTGCCCGTTATGCGCGTGGGAATTACTTTGGCTTGTACAGAGTGTAAGCAACGTAATTATAGGACAAGTAAGAACCGTCGAACCCATAATAACCGTATTGAGTTAAACAAATATTGCAAGTTTTGCCGAAAGCATACCCTGCATCGGGAGACCAGATAG
- the rplK gene encoding 50S ribosomal protein L11 — MAKKVINLVKLQIPAGKANPAPPVGPALGQAGVNIMQFCKEFNARTQKDNGLIIPVVITVYQDRSFTFITKTPPAAVLLKKAAGVESGSGEPNRTKVATVTKQQVKEIAEQKMPDLNAANIESAMRMIEGTARSMGFVVKEN, encoded by the coding sequence ATGGCTAAAAAAGTTATTAATTTAGTTAAATTGCAAATACCTGCAGGTAAAGCTAATCCAGCTCCTCCAGTTGGACCAGCATTAGGTCAGGCTGGCGTTAACATAATGCAATTTTGTAAAGAGTTTAATGCCCGCACTCAAAAGGATAATGGTTTAATTATTCCTGTAGTAATTACTGTATATCAGGATAGAAGTTTTACATTTATCACTAAAACACCACCTGCAGCAGTATTATTAAAGAAAGCGGCTGGCGTTGAGTCTGGTTCTGGTGAGCCTAATCGAACAAAAGTTGCAACTGTTACAAAACAACAGGTTAAAGAAATTGCTGAGCAAAAAATGCCTGATTTAAACGCAGCTAACATTGAGTCAGCTATGCGTATGATTGAAGGTACAGCTCGCAGCATGGGATTCGTAGTTAAAGAAAACTAA
- the rpoB gene encoding DNA-directed RNA polymerase subunit beta translates to MTTQKVRLGRRTRHTFARTQEVLEMPDLIEIQRESYRWFEQVGLREAFDGISPIQDFTGNLKLEFLDYYFGKPKYSVDEARERDVTYSRPLRGKVRLINQETGEVKEQEVFMGDFPIMTETGTFIYNGAERVIVSQLVRSPGAYYKNPVDKNGNQLVEAKVIPNRGAWIEYNYDRRGIVTVRIDRSRKVPVTTFIRALGYGSDAQIYDLLGQGARVAATLEKDSTKSEEEGLLEVYRKIRPGEPPTVETSKSLLNAMFFQNKRYDLAKVGRYKFNKKLALSKRIKGCISAETILATEDIYQGKTVVNQDTGEIISQIGELIVAKGEVLVESGQKITDEIIIKLQKSGINSLCVTLEDNRIIRIIGNGFDKKTWQDKLLKRTITEPILVNDEVIIPKNTYIDEDQLKLVESNLEELYGALVTLKTLKEQTVQVVLADEYLPNNAKCLVKADIIATISYIFNLLEGIGRFDDIDHLGNRRLRCVGELLQNEFRTGLSRMERVVRERMTIQDTESVTPQALINIRPVVAKVKEFFGSSQLSQFMDQTNPLAELSNKRTLSALGPGGLNRDRASFDVRDVHHSHFGRICPIETPEGPNIGLIGRLGTYTRVNEYGFMQTPYRVVDKETHSVTDEIRYFTADEEEGYFFGQSDVNLDSETGRILDEQVPVRVNKDVRAVRPDKVDFIDVSPKQIFSIATALIPFLENDDASRALMGANMQKQAVPLLVPQAPIVGTGMEHKAAKDSGHVIIAKNKGRVSYVSGRRIEITTENGRVDKYKLKKFERSNQGTCINQRPLVAFNEEINKGDIIADGPSVDKGELALGRNMLVGFLTWNGYNYEDAIIINENIVKDDVLTSIHIEEYEAEARDTKLGPEEITRDIPNVGEDALKDLDERGIVRIGAEVKSGDILVGKVTPKGETELTAEERLLRAIFGEKAREVRDTSTRVPNGAEGMVVDVNVFTRENGDELPPGVDQLVRVYVAQKRKISVGDKMAGRHGNKGIVARIVPEEDMPFLPDGRPLDIVLTPLGIPSRMNIGQLFETHLGWAASELGVHIATPVFDGATEDQIREWLKRAGLPEKGKTVLYDGRTGERFQNEVTVGYIYMLKLFHLVDDKIHARSTGPYSLVTQQPLGGKAQFGGQRFGEMEVWALEAYGAAYTLQEMLTVKSDDVVGRVKTYEAIVKGENIPEPGIPESFKVLIKEMQSLGLDVRITSGEDVVEAEFEDNANNDVEIENELKNVPTPEPKTQEQDPQDYEAENDESEAYSNEDEAESEAIAIASAESEVEDKEMTLEERIAKLSELIRPRDDLN, encoded by the coding sequence ATGACGACCCAAAAGGTTAGGCTAGGACGCCGTACCAGACACACATTTGCTCGTACACAAGAAGTTTTGGAAATGCCAGATCTTATCGAAATTCAACGAGAATCTTATCGTTGGTTTGAACAGGTAGGATTAAGAGAAGCATTTGATGGTATTTCTCCAATTCAAGATTTTACAGGAAATCTAAAGCTTGAGTTTTTAGATTACTATTTTGGTAAGCCAAAATATTCTGTTGATGAAGCCAGAGAAAGAGATGTAACTTACTCTAGACCATTAAGAGGTAAGGTTAGACTTATTAATCAAGAAACTGGTGAGGTTAAAGAGCAAGAGGTCTTTATGGGAGATTTCCCAATAATGACTGAAACAGGTACATTTATTTACAATGGAGCTGAACGAGTAATTGTTAGTCAATTAGTGCGTTCTCCAGGAGCCTATTACAAGAATCCTGTTGATAAAAATGGAAACCAACTAGTTGAAGCAAAGGTTATACCTAATAGAGGTGCATGGATAGAATATAATTATGACAGACGTGGAATTGTTACGGTAAGAATAGACCGTAGTAGAAAAGTACCAGTAACCACTTTTATTAGAGCTTTAGGTTATGGTTCAGATGCCCAGATTTATGATTTATTAGGTCAGGGTGCTAGAGTGGCAGCAACATTAGAAAAAGATTCTACTAAGAGTGAAGAAGAAGGTTTACTCGAAGTATATCGTAAAATTAGACCAGGTGAGCCACCCACAGTTGAAACATCTAAATCTTTGTTAAATGCTATGTTTTTCCAAAATAAAAGATACGATTTAGCTAAGGTTGGAAGATATAAATTTAATAAAAAACTTGCTCTATCTAAACGCATTAAGGGATGTATCTCAGCTGAAACAATATTAGCTACAGAAGATATTTACCAAGGAAAAACGGTTGTTAATCAAGATACAGGTGAGATTATTTCTCAAATTGGAGAACTAATTGTTGCCAAAGGTGAAGTTTTAGTTGAATCGGGTCAAAAGATTACTGATGAGATTATTATTAAACTACAAAAATCTGGAATTAACAGTTTATGCGTGACTTTAGAGGATAATAGAATTATAAGAATTATTGGTAATGGCTTTGATAAAAAAACATGGCAAGATAAGCTCTTAAAAAGAACTATTACAGAGCCTATTCTTGTTAACGATGAAGTAATTATTCCTAAAAATACTTATATAGATGAAGACCAATTAAAGCTCGTAGAAAGTAATTTAGAAGAATTATATGGTGCTTTAGTTACATTGAAAACATTGAAGGAACAAACAGTACAAGTAGTATTGGCAGATGAATATTTGCCTAATAATGCCAAGTGTTTAGTAAAAGCAGATATCATTGCTACAATTAGTTATATCTTTAACCTCCTTGAGGGAATAGGTAGATTTGATGATATAGACCATTTAGGTAATAGAAGACTACGCTGTGTAGGTGAACTATTACAAAACGAATTCCGTACAGGTTTATCTCGTATGGAGCGTGTTGTAAGAGAACGTATGACCATTCAGGATACTGAATCTGTAACACCACAGGCGCTTATAAATATAAGACCTGTAGTTGCTAAAGTTAAAGAATTCTTTGGCAGTAGTCAGTTAAGTCAATTTATGGATCAAACAAACCCACTAGCAGAGTTATCTAACAAAAGAACTCTAAGTGCCTTAGGTCCTGGTGGATTAAATCGTGATCGGGCAAGTTTTGACGTTCGTGATGTACATCACTCACACTTTGGCAGAATTTGTCCAATTGAAACACCTGAGGGTCCTAACATTGGTTTAATAGGCCGTTTAGGTACCTATACTAGAGTTAATGAGTACGGTTTTATGCAAACTCCTTATCGAGTAGTAGATAAAGAGACACATTCCGTAACAGATGAAATAAGGTATTTTACAGCTGATGAAGAGGAAGGATATTTCTTTGGTCAATCAGATGTAAACTTAGATTCAGAAACAGGGCGTATTTTAGATGAGCAGGTGCCAGTTCGTGTAAATAAAGACGTAAGGGCAGTGAGGCCTGATAAAGTTGACTTTATTGATGTTTCACCAAAGCAAATCTTTAGTATAGCCACAGCCTTAATACCATTCTTAGAGAATGATGATGCGAGTAGAGCCCTAATGGGAGCAAACATGCAGAAGCAGGCTGTACCGCTTTTAGTGCCCCAGGCCCCTATAGTAGGTACTGGCATGGAGCATAAAGCCGCAAAAGACTCTGGCCATGTTATTATTGCTAAAAATAAAGGCAGAGTAAGCTATGTTTCTGGCAGAAGAATAGAAATAACTACCGAGAATGGTAGAGTAGATAAATATAAACTAAAGAAATTTGAGAGATCTAATCAAGGTACATGTATCAATCAAAGACCTTTAGTAGCCTTTAATGAAGAAATTAATAAAGGTGACATTATTGCTGATGGTCCTTCTGTAGATAAGGGAGAATTAGCTTTAGGTCGTAATATGTTAGTTGGATTTTTAACCTGGAATGGTTATAACTATGAGGATGCTATCATTATTAATGAGAACATTGTAAAAGACGATGTATTAACATCTATTCATATAGAAGAATACGAGGCTGAAGCCCGTGACACTAAGCTAGGTCCAGAGGAAATTACTCGAGACATTCCTAACGTAGGTGAAGATGCCTTAAAAGATCTTGACGAACGTGGAATAGTTAGGATTGGTGCGGAAGTTAAGTCTGGAGATATTTTAGTAGGTAAGGTTACTCCTAAAGGAGAAACAGAGTTAACTGCTGAAGAGCGTTTGTTAAGAGCCATTTTTGGTGAAAAAGCTCGTGAAGTAAGAGATACCTCTACTCGAGTACCTAATGGTGCTGAGGGTATGGTTGTTGATGTTAACGTATTTACCCGTGAGAACGGTGATGAACTGCCACCAGGGGTAGACCAACTAGTTAGAGTATACGTTGCTCAAAAGCGTAAAATCTCTGTTGGTGACAAAATGGCTGGACGCCATGGTAATAAAGGTATTGTTGCACGTATTGTACCAGAAGAAGATATGCCATTCTTACCAGATGGAAGACCACTTGACATAGTGTTAACACCACTAGGAATTCCTTCTCGTATGAATATTGGTCAGCTCTTTGAGACCCACTTAGGCTGGGCAGCCAGTGAGTTAGGTGTGCATATAGCAACTCCAGTTTTTGATGGTGCTACAGAAGATCAAATTAGAGAATGGCTTAAAAGAGCTGGCTTACCCGAAAAAGGTAAAACAGTACTTTATGATGGTCGTACTGGTGAAAGATTCCAAAATGAAGTAACTGTGGGATACATTTATATGCTTAAGTTATTCCATTTAGTAGACGATAAAATTCACGCGCGTTCAACTGGTCCTTACTCTTTAGTAACCCAACAACCACTAGGTGGTAAAGCGCAGTTCGGTGGACAGCGTTTTGGTGAGATGGAAGTATGGGCATTAGAGGCTTATGGTGCGGCTTACACCTTGCAGGAAATGTTAACTGTTAAGTCAGATGACGTTGTAGGTCGTGTTAAAACCTATGAGGCAATTGTAAAAGGCGAAAACATACCTGAGCCTGGAATACCCGAATCGTTTAAGGTACTAATAAAAGAAATGCAAAGCTTAGGTTTAGACGTTAGAATTACTTCAGGTGAAGATGTGGTAGAAGCAGAGTTCGAAGATAATGCCAACAATGATGTAGAGATTGAAAACGAGCTAAAGAATGTTCCTACTCCAGAGCCTAAAACTCAAGAACAGGATCCACAAGATTATGAAGCTGAGAATGATGAAAGTGAAGCATATTCTAATGAAGATGAAGCAGAATCAGAGGCTATTGCTATAGCAAGTGCTGAAAGTGAAGTTGAAGATAAAGAAATGACTCTTGAAGAGCGAATTGCCAAACTTAGTGAATTAATTAGACCACGAGATGATCTAAACTAA
- the nusG gene encoding transcription termination/antitermination protein NusG, producing the protein MSDKRWYVVHTYSGYENKVKTNMEKRIESMEVSDKIFRVEVPTEEVTEVKNGQTRTVERKIFPGYVLVQMIMTDHSWYVVRNTPGVTGFVGPGSRPVPLEDHEVDNLLGEAELEDVVLKVSYEVGEVVVVTDGPFKNFSGVIEEVSAPRQRLKVRVSMFGRNTPLELDFNQVKKIN; encoded by the coding sequence ATGTCAGATAAAAGATGGTATGTCGTTCATACTTATTCTGGTTATGAGAATAAGGTAAAAACTAATATGGAAAAACGTATAGAGTCTATGGAAGTATCTGATAAGATTTTTCGCGTAGAGGTACCTACTGAGGAAGTTACGGAAGTCAAGAACGGGCAAACCCGTACTGTCGAACGTAAAATATTTCCTGGGTATGTTCTTGTGCAAATGATTATGACAGATCATTCATGGTACGTTGTACGTAACACGCCTGGTGTTACTGGTTTTGTTGGACCAGGATCACGTCCTGTGCCATTAGAGGATCACGAGGTGGATAATTTATTGGGCGAAGCTGAATTAGAAGACGTAGTGCTAAAGGTTAGTTATGAAGTTGGTGAAGTCGTTGTTGTTACAGACGGACCATTCAAAAACTTTAGTGGAGTTATTGAAGAAGTGTCAGCTCCAAGACAACGCCTAAAAGTACGTGTTTCTATGTTTGGTAGAAATACACCTTTGGAACTCGATTTTAATCAAGTAAAAAAAATTAATTAA
- the secE gene encoding preprotein translocase subunit SecE has translation MSTKAQPQKKKSRFKFFKEVRAELRKVNWPGRSELVTATGVVIATVAGVAMLVLLFDSAFSQLLQLVL, from the coding sequence ATGTCTACAAAAGCTCAACCCCAAAAAAAGAAGTCGAGATTTAAGTTTTTTAAGGAAGTTCGTGCCGAGTTAAGAAAAGTTAATTGGCCTGGACGATCTGAGTTAGTTACAGCTACAGGAGTTGTAATAGCAACTGTAGCGGGTGTAGCTATGCTCGTACTATTGTTTGATTCTGCTTTCTCTCAACTCTTACAACTAGTTTTATAA